Part of the Synergistaceae bacterium genome, AAGTACCCCCTGTCGCAGAAAATTCTGAGACTTGTCGGAAAATCTGTTGGTGACTATAACATGATAAACCCGAATGATAACGTTATGATTGGACTGTCAGGGGGAAAGGACAGTCTAGTTTTAACTCTTGCCCTTGCTGTTTTAAAAAAGAGAAGTCCAATTACATTCAATCTACACGCTTGTATAATTGATCATTCTGACGGTGCAACCGATACGGGAAAAAT contains:
- a CDS encoding tRNA 2-thiocytidine(32) synthetase TtcA, coding for MINPNDNVMIGLSGGKDSLVLTLALAVLKKRSPITFNLHACIIDHSDGATDTGKIKEFMNELEIPLNVILHPTFKIIQDREERSPCSLCSNLRRGILA